One window of the Amycolatopsis mediterranei genome contains the following:
- a CDS encoding acyl-CoA dehydrogenase family protein, with protein MVTFTAEHVALRQLVREFAEKEIGPYADDWEANGSFPAHELFPKLAELGLLGLEYDPAYGGQGADHLCTVILHEELGRVGPAGVALGIGIQTDMATPSLHRYGSEELKQRYLVPAISGEAVCAVAVTEPDTGSDVAALTTRAVRDGDDWVINGSKAYITNGTQADWICLLARTSDKPAGGGAGVGLSQIIVPADTPGFHVSRKLDKLGMRSSDTAELTFTDARVPVANTIGEIDLGFYQQMSQFQNERLAMGYAAVGGMETALTRTADYLKTRKVFGKPLIDNQHLAFTLAELSARLDVLRHYNYAAAEAYIRGEDVNRFATVGKLEAGRLAREISATCLQFHGAIGYMEEMWTARYFRDSPVWSIGGGADEVMLYVLSRLDGYHA; from the coding sequence ATGGTCACCTTCACCGCCGAGCACGTCGCGCTCCGCCAGCTGGTCCGCGAGTTCGCCGAAAAGGAAATCGGGCCGTACGCCGACGATTGGGAAGCGAACGGGAGCTTCCCCGCGCACGAGCTGTTCCCGAAACTGGCCGAGCTCGGCCTGCTCGGCCTGGAGTACGACCCGGCGTACGGCGGCCAGGGCGCGGACCACCTCTGCACGGTGATCCTGCACGAGGAGCTCGGCCGCGTCGGACCCGCCGGCGTGGCCCTGGGCATCGGCATCCAGACGGACATGGCGACCCCGTCGCTGCACCGGTACGGCAGCGAGGAACTCAAGCAGCGGTACCTGGTCCCGGCGATCAGCGGCGAGGCGGTCTGCGCGGTCGCGGTGACCGAGCCCGACACCGGCTCCGACGTGGCTGCCTTGACGACCCGTGCGGTGCGCGACGGCGACGACTGGGTGATCAACGGCTCGAAGGCCTACATCACCAACGGCACCCAGGCGGACTGGATCTGCCTGCTGGCCCGCACGTCCGACAAGCCCGCCGGCGGCGGCGCCGGCGTCGGCCTCTCGCAGATCATCGTCCCGGCGGACACTCCGGGCTTCCACGTCTCCCGCAAGCTCGACAAGCTCGGCATGCGCTCCTCCGACACCGCCGAGCTGACCTTCACCGACGCGCGGGTCCCGGTCGCCAACACGATCGGCGAGATCGATCTCGGTTTCTACCAGCAGATGAGCCAGTTCCAGAACGAGCGCCTCGCCATGGGCTACGCGGCGGTCGGCGGCATGGAGACGGCCCTCACCAGGACCGCGGACTACCTGAAGACCCGCAAGGTCTTCGGCAAACCCCTGATCGACAACCAGCACCTCGCCTTCACGCTGGCCGAGCTGAGTGCGCGGCTGGACGTCCTGCGGCACTACAACTACGCCGCGGCGGAGGCCTACATCCGCGGCGAGGACGTGAACCGGTTCGCGACCGTCGGGAAGCTGGAGGCGGGCCGCCTGGCGCGCGAGATCTCCGCGACGTGCCTGCAGTTCCACGGAGCCATCGGGTACATGGAGGAGATGTGGACCGCCCGGTACTTCCGGGACAGCCCCGTGTGGTCGATCGGCGGCGGCGCCGACGAGGTCATGCTGTACGTCCTGTCCCGGTTGGACGGCTACCACGCTTGA
- a CDS encoding amino acid adenylation domain-containing protein, translated as MGTLDGRDEDTVELWAQRLAKVPTVLEVPSGRRRPRHALAPGRRQPIELSARTVALLRELSRTANVPPSSVLFAAFGLTLARLTGMSALLVGVGDPADPVPVRFDVDDDLTPEAFTCRVRESLAWSLDRGGFPLDEVVTRLGVERSGRSHPLVRVFVALPGTPELDTGPRFDIAVRLADTGGSFADCAADLWEEDEAQRFFLDCSAAAEQLAEALVAPETGGTLADIRCLSARSRTFLDALNHTDDVLPGSSVDQLFRDAVDRWPSAVAVRDADSVLTYAELAVAVAEQARLLRAAGVGEGDTVLIGVPRSVAEVVAVLGTLWVGAAYFGADLAQPASHTAKILAKARPAAAIADGDAAGRLGVPLVDSWHRGWEAGGEAAPPVRPDPGRVAYVAFTSGSTGAPKGVAIPHRGVLRLVHDGKHLALGPGERSLRLAPLAFDASTLEIWGTLLTGATLEICPPDVLLPNEIGAFLEERRVTVAFLTAGLFGLVHEFASRSFAGLRHLMTGGDVVPHEHVKQALAENPGLVITNCYGPTENTVVTTSCSVREPADVDGPVPIGSPVPGTQVYVLDRRGRLLMPGAVGELYTAGAGLAAGYLNDRAETDRVFGFFSPDVPARLYRTGDLVRLDGAGRLHFLGRADDQVKIRGFRIELSAIGEVLRAQDGVEESFVTVTEGDSTGKRLVAAVRLTPGTAVTPVGLRDRLRDELPSYMVPALWAVVDQLPITSTGKIDRRRLVALARPVGWFAKQGPRAA; from the coding sequence ATGGGAACACTTGACGGCCGGGACGAGGACACGGTCGAACTGTGGGCGCAAAGACTGGCGAAGGTGCCGACGGTCCTGGAGGTGCCGTCGGGCCGACGCCGGCCACGGCACGCGCTCGCCCCCGGCCGCCGGCAGCCCATCGAGCTGTCCGCGCGAACCGTGGCGTTGCTCCGCGAGCTGTCGCGCACCGCGAACGTACCGCCGTCCTCCGTTCTCTTCGCCGCGTTCGGTCTCACGCTGGCCAGGCTGACCGGGATGAGCGCCTTGCTGGTCGGTGTCGGCGATCCCGCCGACCCGGTCCCGGTGCGCTTCGACGTCGACGACGATCTGACGCCGGAAGCGTTCACCTGCCGGGTGCGCGAATCGCTGGCGTGGAGCCTGGACCGGGGCGGCTTTCCCCTCGACGAAGTCGTCACGCGGCTGGGCGTCGAGCGGTCCGGGCGAAGTCACCCGCTGGTCCGGGTTTTCGTGGCCCTGCCCGGCACGCCGGAGCTGGACACCGGACCCCGGTTCGACATCGCCGTGCGGCTGGCGGACACCGGCGGGTCGTTCGCCGACTGCGCGGCGGACCTGTGGGAGGAAGACGAGGCGCAGCGGTTCTTCCTGGATTGTTCGGCCGCCGCGGAACAACTCGCCGAGGCACTGGTGGCGCCCGAGACGGGTGGGACGCTGGCGGACATCCGGTGCCTCTCCGCGCGGTCGCGGACGTTCCTCGACGCCCTCAACCACACCGATGATGTCCTCCCCGGCTCGTCGGTGGACCAGCTCTTCCGCGACGCGGTGGACCGGTGGCCGTCCGCGGTGGCCGTGCGCGACGCGGACTCGGTGCTGACGTATGCCGAGCTGGCCGTCGCCGTGGCCGAGCAGGCCCGGCTGCTGCGTGCGGCCGGCGTCGGAGAAGGCGACACCGTGCTGATCGGCGTTCCGCGGTCGGTCGCGGAGGTGGTGGCCGTGTTGGGCACGCTTTGGGTGGGCGCCGCGTACTTCGGGGCCGACCTGGCCCAGCCCGCGTCGCACACCGCGAAGATCTTGGCCAAGGCCCGCCCCGCCGCCGCGATCGCGGACGGCGACGCAGCCGGCCGGCTCGGCGTGCCGCTGGTCGATTCCTGGCACCGGGGCTGGGAGGCCGGTGGCGAGGCGGCACCGCCCGTCCGGCCCGATCCCGGCCGGGTGGCGTATGTCGCCTTCACGTCGGGCTCGACCGGTGCGCCGAAGGGCGTGGCGATACCCCACCGCGGCGTGCTCCGGCTGGTCCACGACGGCAAGCACCTGGCGCTGGGCCCGGGCGAGCGCTCCCTTCGCCTGGCGCCCCTGGCCTTCGACGCGTCCACATTGGAGATCTGGGGCACCCTGTTGACGGGGGCGACGCTGGAGATCTGCCCACCGGACGTGTTGCTACCGAACGAGATCGGCGCTTTCCTCGAGGAGCGCCGGGTCACCGTGGCGTTTCTCACGGCGGGCCTTTTCGGGTTGGTGCACGAATTCGCGAGCCGGTCGTTCGCCGGCTTGCGTCACCTCATGACCGGTGGTGACGTGGTGCCGCACGAGCACGTCAAGCAGGCGCTGGCGGAAAACCCGGGTCTCGTCATCACGAACTGCTACGGTCCCACCGAGAACACGGTCGTCACGACGTCCTGTTCGGTGCGCGAACCCGCGGACGTCGACGGGCCGGTGCCCATCGGTTCGCCGGTCCCGGGAACGCAGGTGTACGTCCTGGACCGCCGCGGGAGACTGCTGATGCCCGGTGCCGTGGGGGAATTGTACACGGCCGGAGCGGGTCTCGCCGCGGGCTACCTGAACGACCGGGCGGAGACGGATCGGGTGTTCGGGTTCTTTTCCCCGGACGTTCCGGCCCGGCTGTACCGCACCGGTGACCTGGTCCGGCTCGACGGGGCCGGCCGACTCCACTTCCTGGGCCGAGCGGACGACCAGGTCAAGATCCGCGGCTTCCGCATCGAGCTGTCCGCGATCGGCGAGGTGCTGCGCGCCCAGGACGGCGTCGAGGAGTCGTTCGTGACGGTCACGGAAGGCGACAGCACCGGCAAGAGGCTCGTCGCCGCCGTCCGGCTCACGCCGGGAACGGCGGTCACACCGGTCGGCCTGCGCGACCGCCTGCGGGACGAACTGCCGTCGTACATGGTCCCCGCTCTCTGGGCGGTCGTGGATCAGTTGCCGATCACGTCGACCGGGAAGATCGATCGACGCCGGCTGGTGGCCCTCGCCCGGCCCGTCGGCTGGTTCGCCAAGCAGGGCCCGCGGGCCGCTTGA
- a CDS encoding acyl carrier protein has protein sequence MADAASVQQVEEQPRLIGLVRSAWRDTLGYDTPDDDTSFFDAGGDSFVLISLIAKMAKSSGITITPVDVLRAPTIRAQAALLDRMRDDDRGEPR, from the coding sequence ATGGCAGACGCGGCAAGCGTTCAGCAGGTCGAGGAGCAACCTCGTCTCATCGGTCTCGTCCGTTCGGCTTGGCGGGACACCCTCGGCTACGACACCCCCGACGACGACACGAGTTTCTTCGACGCGGGCGGCGATTCGTTCGTCCTCATCTCCCTCATCGCGAAGATGGCGAAGTCCTCGGGCATCACGATCACGCCCGTCGACGTCCTCCGGGCCCCCACGATCCGGGCCCAGGCGGCCTTGCTCGACCGGATGAGAGACGACGACCGCGGCGAACCCAGGTGA
- a CDS encoding thioesterase II family protein, with protein MKSAVEEKWVRRFRDDDGCDTKLVCFPHAGAVAGAYRTWPAGLPSDVGVLAIRYPGREDRFDDPFPPGLEALADDIADALGELARHRIVLFGHCFGATVAHEVALRLQDRGCSPAALCVSGTQPPHALPGGTVPSADEDIIAHVVGLDASRAEAFEHPGMREAVLPAVRGDYRLVAGYSGGSRPPLACPVYAYAGEDDSEVTPAEIARWADLTNGAFRLRVLPGGHFYLKPQEAALLADLSGVLETVRSGTTTA; from the coding sequence ATGAAGAGCGCGGTGGAGGAGAAGTGGGTACGTCGCTTCCGCGACGACGACGGGTGCGACACGAAACTGGTTTGCTTTCCCCACGCCGGTGCCGTGGCGGGTGCGTATCGCACCTGGCCGGCGGGACTGCCGTCGGACGTCGGCGTCCTGGCCATCCGGTACCCCGGCCGGGAGGATCGGTTCGACGACCCGTTCCCGCCCGGGCTGGAAGCCCTTGCGGATGACATCGCCGACGCGCTCGGCGAGCTGGCGCGGCACCGGATCGTGCTGTTCGGCCACTGTTTCGGGGCCACCGTGGCGCACGAGGTGGCGTTGCGGCTGCAGGACCGGGGGTGTTCGCCGGCCGCCCTGTGCGTGTCCGGGACGCAGCCGCCGCACGCGCTGCCCGGCGGCACGGTGCCCAGCGCGGACGAGGACATCATCGCGCACGTCGTGGGCCTGGACGCGAGCCGCGCCGAAGCCTTCGAACACCCGGGCATGCGAGAAGCCGTGCTCCCGGCGGTCCGTGGTGATTACCGGTTGGTGGCCGGCTATTCCGGTGGCTCGCGGCCGCCGCTGGCCTGCCCCGTCTACGCCTACGCCGGTGAGGACGACTCCGAAGTGACCCCGGCGGAGATAGCGCGCTGGGCGGACCTGACGAACGGCGCCTTCCGGCTCCGGGTGCTGCCCGGCGGGCACTTCTACCTCAAACCCCAGGAGGCCGCGCTGCTCGCGGACCTCAGTGGCGTACTGGAGACCGTGCGGTCCGGTACGACGACCGCCTGA
- the pdxS gene encoding pyridoxal 5'-phosphate synthase lyase subunit PdxS yields MSEQQPTPSTGTVQSVTGTAKVKRGMAEMLKGGVIMDVVTAEQAKIAEDAGAVAVMALERVPADIRAQGGVARMSDPDLIDGIIETVSIPVMAKARIGHFVEAQVLQSLGVDYVDESEVLTPADYANHIDKWAFTVPFVCGATNLGEALRRITEGAAMIRSKGEAGTGDVSNATTHMRQIRQEIRRLTSLPEDELFVAAKELQAPYELVREVAQAGKLPVVLFTAGGIATPADAAMMMQLGAEGVFVGSGIFKSGNPAQRAEAIVKATTFYDDPDVLAKVSRGLGEAMVGINVEELPEPHRLAERGW; encoded by the coding sequence GTGTCCGAGCAGCAGCCCACCCCCTCCACCGGTACCGTCCAGTCCGTCACCGGCACCGCCAAGGTGAAGCGCGGCATGGCCGAGATGCTCAAGGGCGGCGTGATCATGGACGTGGTCACCGCCGAGCAGGCGAAGATCGCCGAAGACGCCGGCGCGGTCGCGGTGATGGCGCTGGAGCGCGTGCCCGCCGACATCCGCGCCCAGGGCGGCGTCGCCCGGATGAGCGACCCCGACCTGATCGACGGCATCATCGAGACCGTCTCGATCCCGGTGATGGCGAAGGCCCGCATCGGCCACTTCGTCGAGGCGCAGGTCCTGCAGTCCCTCGGCGTGGACTACGTCGACGAGTCCGAGGTCCTCACCCCGGCCGACTACGCCAACCACATCGACAAGTGGGCCTTCACCGTCCCCTTCGTCTGCGGCGCGACCAACCTCGGCGAGGCGCTGCGGCGGATCACCGAGGGCGCGGCGATGATCCGCTCGAAGGGCGAGGCCGGCACCGGCGACGTCTCCAACGCCACCACCCACATGCGGCAGATCCGGCAGGAGATCCGGCGGCTGACCTCGCTGCCGGAGGACGAGTTGTTCGTCGCGGCCAAGGAACTGCAGGCGCCGTACGAGCTGGTGCGCGAGGTGGCACAGGCCGGGAAGCTGCCGGTGGTGCTGTTCACCGCGGGCGGCATCGCGACCCCGGCCGACGCGGCGATGATGATGCAGCTCGGCGCCGAGGGCGTGTTCGTCGGCTCGGGCATCTTCAAGTCCGGCAACCCGGCCCAGCGCGCCGAGGCGATCGTCAAGGCGACGACGTTCTACGACGACCCGGACGTCCTCGCCAAGGTCTCCCGCGGCCTGGGCGAGGCGATGGTCGGCATCAACGTCGAGGAGCTGCCGGAGCCGCACCGCCTCGCCGAGCGCGGCTGGTAA
- a CDS encoding ArsR/SmtB family transcription factor — translation MLDLAFSTEDLAHTRFAFSPAWEIVASVRVLNQPGQHALHLPWIKRATAALAEAGLDIGFLRDLVPLRHLPGFLAGTPSTPLPELADELADLRDVPARLVRRELDAMAGPRSPALARLHREPEAGLERLATLMERYWHLVLASDWPRIRALLEADVLYRSRLLAQGGAAELFNDLTPLVRWQGGTLTVAHRHLHAAVPLDGRGLVLVPSAFVWPRVFSKTDARWQPVLRYPPRGIATLWETGTATAPGALAAVVGRGRALLLTELAAPASTAELARRTGLSAGAVSQHLGVLKAAALVNRHRAGRHVLYVRTSLAESLVAGAGEVDC, via the coding sequence GTGCTCGATCTGGCATTCTCCACAGAGGACCTGGCGCACACCCGGTTCGCCTTCTCCCCGGCCTGGGAGATCGTGGCGAGCGTCCGCGTCCTGAACCAGCCCGGGCAGCACGCCCTGCACCTGCCGTGGATCAAGCGCGCCACCGCGGCGCTGGCCGAAGCCGGCCTCGACATCGGGTTCCTGCGCGACCTCGTCCCGCTGCGGCACCTGCCCGGCTTTCTGGCCGGGACGCCGTCGACACCGCTGCCCGAACTGGCCGACGAGCTCGCCGACCTGCGGGACGTGCCCGCCCGCCTGGTCCGGCGCGAGCTCGACGCGATGGCCGGCCCGCGCTCGCCCGCGCTGGCGCGCCTCCACCGCGAGCCCGAGGCGGGTCTGGAGCGGCTCGCGACGCTGATGGAGCGGTACTGGCACCTCGTGCTGGCCTCCGACTGGCCGCGGATCCGCGCGCTGCTCGAAGCCGACGTGCTGTACCGGTCGCGGCTGCTGGCCCAGGGCGGGGCCGCCGAGCTGTTCAACGACCTCACCCCGCTGGTCCGCTGGCAGGGCGGCACGCTCACGGTCGCGCACCGGCACCTGCACGCCGCCGTCCCGCTCGACGGGCGCGGCCTCGTGCTGGTGCCCTCGGCGTTCGTCTGGCCGCGGGTGTTCTCCAAGACCGACGCGCGCTGGCAGCCGGTGCTGCGCTACCCGCCGCGCGGGATCGCCACGCTGTGGGAGACCGGCACGGCCACCGCGCCCGGCGCGCTGGCCGCCGTGGTGGGCCGCGGCCGCGCGCTGCTGCTGACCGAACTGGCCGCGCCGGCGTCCACTGCGGAACTGGCCCGCCGAACCGGGCTGAGCGCCGGGGCGGTGTCACAGCACCTCGGCGTGCTCAAGGCTGCGGCCCTGGTCAACCGGCATCGTGCGGGACGTCACGTGCTCTACGTGCGCACTTCGCTCGCGGAATCCCTGGTCGCGGGCGCCGGCGAAGTGGACTGCTGA
- a CDS encoding FAD-binding oxidoreductase, with the protein MDRRAFLRISGAVLAASLAGWPPPDDWQRLRERLSGPLFRPGDPGYPEAKQGFFTMYDDRVPVAVVGAARVEDVQAAIGFAARHRLPVAARSGGHSYPGYSTVDGGIVVDLSRFSGIDVRPDGRAAIGAGARLGPIAATLAAHGRVLPAGSCETVGIAGLTLGGGVGLVDRKHGLTCDHLEAARIVTADGRVRTVSRAAEPDLFWALRGGGGGNFGIVTGFTFRTVPSADVATFKLTFPPGTQAALLAAWQEWLPGTPDELWSGVNIDAGTAITNGTFLGREARLKELLDDLVRRVGTPPAEREARVTDHLAAMRSFDDHEGRPGAVAARAAYVGTSRMLLRPVTDPAAVVEVLTRAPRVGTLIDSAGGAIARVGARETAFPHRSALASFQFLHGATPEDGGEAEARRALGAVRDGLGPEFGATGYVNYLDPEMPDWARAYYGVNLARLRAVARKYDPDGLFAFPQGLSGPRPIVHKGGS; encoded by the coding sequence GTGGACAGGCGGGCTTTCTTGCGGATTTCCGGGGCGGTGCTGGCGGCGAGCCTGGCGGGGTGGCCCCCGCCGGACGACTGGCAGCGGCTGCGCGAACGCCTTTCGGGGCCGTTGTTCCGGCCCGGTGACCCGGGTTACCCGGAGGCCAAGCAGGGCTTCTTCACGATGTACGACGACCGGGTGCCGGTCGCGGTCGTCGGCGCGGCGCGCGTCGAGGACGTCCAGGCCGCGATCGGGTTCGCCGCCCGGCACCGGCTGCCGGTCGCCGCCCGCAGCGGCGGGCACAGCTATCCCGGATATTCCACTGTGGACGGCGGCATCGTGGTGGACCTCAGCCGGTTCTCGGGCATCGACGTGCGCCCGGACGGCCGTGCGGCGATCGGCGCCGGCGCCCGGCTGGGACCGATCGCGGCCACCCTGGCCGCCCACGGCCGGGTCCTGCCGGCCGGCTCGTGCGAGACCGTCGGCATCGCCGGGCTCACCCTCGGTGGCGGCGTCGGTCTGGTCGACCGGAAGCACGGGTTGACGTGCGATCACCTGGAGGCGGCGCGGATCGTCACCGCCGACGGCCGGGTGCGCACGGTGTCGCGGGCGGCGGAACCGGACCTGTTCTGGGCGCTGCGCGGCGGGGGCGGCGGCAACTTCGGGATCGTCACCGGCTTCACCTTCCGGACCGTGCCCAGCGCGGACGTCGCCACCTTCAAGCTCACCTTCCCGCCGGGCACGCAGGCCGCGCTGCTGGCCGCCTGGCAGGAGTGGCTGCCGGGGACGCCGGACGAGCTGTGGTCGGGGGTGAACATCGACGCGGGGACCGCCATCACCAACGGGACGTTCCTCGGCCGCGAAGCGCGGCTGAAGGAGCTGCTCGACGACCTCGTCCGCCGCGTCGGCACGCCGCCGGCCGAACGGGAAGCGCGGGTCACCGACCACCTCGCCGCCATGCGGTCGTTCGACGACCACGAGGGCCGGCCCGGCGCGGTCGCGGCGCGGGCGGCGTACGTCGGCACTTCGCGCATGCTGCTGCGGCCCGTCACCGACCCGGCCGCGGTCGTCGAGGTGCTGACCCGGGCGCCGCGCGTCGGCACGCTCATCGACTCCGCCGGCGGCGCGATCGCCCGCGTCGGCGCCCGCGAGACGGCCTTCCCCCACCGGTCCGCCCTGGCGAGCTTCCAGTTCCTGCACGGCGCCACGCCCGAGGACGGCGGCGAAGCCGAAGCCCGGCGCGCGCTGGGCGCGGTGCGCGACGGGCTGGGGCCCGAGTTCGGCGCGACCGGGTACGTCAACTACCTCGACCCGGAGATGCCGGACTGGGCCCGGGCGTACTACGGGGTGAATCTGGCGCGGTTGCGCGCGGTCGCCCGGAAGTATGATCCGGACGGGCTTTTCGCGTTCCCGCAAGGGCTTTCCGGGCCCCGCCCGATCGTCCACAAGGGAGGGTCTTAG
- a CDS encoding elongation factor G-like protein EF-G2: MADKQAKNADTGAAVAVDDPAKVRNVVLVGPAGSGKTTLAEALLAASGTVPRAGSVVDGTTVCDHDPAAVRQQRSVGLSVAPVLYQGHKINLIDTPGYADFVGELRAGLRAADAALFVVSASEGVDAATVAVWEECAAVGMPRAVVVSRLDHHRADTMSEIAACQAAFGAGVLPLYLPAGDGLVGLITQRYFDYSGGHPPKTGEPDPADLERMAEARNELIEGIIAESEDESLMDRYLAGEEIAEATLIADLETAVARGSFHPVIPVCATSGVGLAEVLDGIVRAFPSPLEHRPPTVTTPDGGEHAAITADPAGPLAAEVVRTAVDSYVGRVSLVRVFSGTLRPERPVHVSGHGLAERGHEDHDADERVAHLYSPLGSALREVPYCVAGDLCALTKVGSAETGDTVSSPDDPLLMEPWAMPEPLLPVAVVAKTRSDEDTLARNLSRLVAGDPTLRLDRNAETGQLVLWCMGEAHADVVLSRLRAGGADVDTEPVKISLRSTFAKPAKGHGRHVKQSGGHGQFAVCDIEVEPLPRGGGFQFVDKVVGGSVPHQFIPSVEKGVRAQLQRGLADGHPVVDVKVTLVDGKAHSVDSSDAAFQTAGALALREAAANGHITMLEPLEEVAIRLPDEHLGTVLGDLSSRRGRVLGTEAGEGGRTVIRAEVPATELIRYLIDLRSMTSGTATFTRRHARFEPMPEGMAVH, from the coding sequence ATGGCAGACAAACAAGCCAAGAACGCCGACACCGGGGCCGCCGTCGCTGTGGACGACCCCGCCAAGGTCCGCAACGTCGTGCTCGTCGGCCCGGCCGGTTCCGGGAAGACCACCCTCGCCGAAGCCCTGCTCGCCGCTTCCGGCACGGTGCCGCGGGCGGGCTCGGTGGTCGACGGGACGACGGTGTGCGACCACGACCCGGCGGCGGTCCGCCAGCAGCGCTCGGTCGGCCTCTCGGTCGCGCCCGTGCTGTACCAGGGCCACAAGATCAACCTGATCGACACACCCGGGTACGCGGACTTCGTCGGGGAGCTGCGGGCCGGGCTGCGGGCGGCCGACGCGGCCCTGTTCGTCGTCAGCGCCTCCGAAGGCGTCGACGCGGCGACGGTCGCGGTGTGGGAGGAGTGCGCCGCGGTCGGGATGCCGCGCGCGGTCGTCGTCTCCCGGCTCGACCACCACCGGGCCGACACGATGTCCGAGATCGCCGCCTGCCAGGCCGCGTTCGGCGCCGGGGTGCTGCCGCTGTACCTCCCGGCGGGCGACGGCCTGGTCGGGCTGATCACCCAGCGGTACTTCGACTACTCCGGCGGGCACCCGCCGAAGACCGGCGAGCCCGACCCGGCCGACCTGGAACGGATGGCCGAGGCCCGCAACGAGCTGATCGAAGGGATCATCGCCGAGAGCGAGGACGAGTCCCTGATGGACCGCTACCTCGCCGGCGAGGAGATCGCGGAGGCCACCCTCATCGCCGACCTGGAGACCGCGGTCGCCCGCGGGTCCTTCCACCCCGTCATCCCGGTGTGCGCGACCAGCGGCGTCGGCCTGGCCGAGGTGCTCGACGGCATCGTCCGCGCGTTCCCCTCCCCGCTGGAGCACCGGCCCCCCACCGTCACGACGCCGGACGGCGGCGAGCACGCCGCGATCACCGCCGACCCCGCGGGCCCCCTCGCCGCGGAGGTCGTCCGGACGGCCGTGGACTCCTACGTCGGCCGGGTGTCACTCGTCCGGGTGTTCTCCGGAACGCTGCGCCCCGAACGCCCGGTGCACGTGTCCGGGCACGGCCTCGCCGAACGCGGCCACGAGGACCACGACGCCGACGAGCGCGTCGCGCACCTGTATTCGCCGCTCGGCTCGGCCCTGCGGGAAGTGCCCTACTGCGTCGCGGGCGACCTCTGCGCGCTGACGAAGGTCGGCTCGGCGGAGACCGGCGACACCGTCTCCTCCCCCGACGACCCGCTGCTCATGGAGCCGTGGGCGATGCCGGAACCGCTGCTGCCGGTGGCGGTCGTCGCGAAGACGCGCAGCGACGAGGACACCCTGGCCCGCAACCTTTCCCGCCTCGTCGCCGGCGACCCGACACTGCGGCTGGACCGCAACGCCGAGACCGGCCAGCTGGTGCTGTGGTGCATGGGCGAGGCCCACGCCGACGTCGTGCTCTCGCGGCTGCGCGCGGGCGGCGCCGACGTCGACACCGAGCCGGTGAAGATCAGCCTGCGCTCGACGTTCGCCAAGCCGGCCAAGGGCCACGGGCGGCACGTCAAGCAGTCCGGCGGACACGGCCAGTTCGCCGTCTGCGACATCGAGGTCGAGCCGCTGCCGCGCGGCGGCGGCTTCCAGTTCGTCGACAAGGTCGTCGGCGGCTCGGTGCCGCACCAGTTCATCCCGAGCGTCGAGAAGGGCGTGCGCGCCCAGCTGCAGCGCGGGCTGGCGGACGGCCACCCGGTGGTCGACGTCAAGGTGACGCTGGTCGACGGCAAGGCGCACAGCGTGGATTCGTCGGACGCGGCGTTCCAGACGGCGGGTGCGCTGGCCCTGCGCGAAGCCGCGGCGAACGGGCACATCACGATGCTGGAGCCGCTCGAGGAGGTGGCGATCCGGCTGCCGGACGAGCACCTGGGCACGGTGCTCGGCGACCTGTCGTCCCGGCGTGGCCGGGTGCTGGGCACCGAAGCGGGCGAAGGCGGCCGGACGGTGATCCGGGCGGAGGTCCCGGCGACGGAGCTGATCCGCTACCTGATCGACCTGCGCTCGATGACCTCGGGCACGGCGACCTTCACCCGCCGCCACGCGAGGTTCGAGCCCATGCCGGAGGGAATGGCGGTCCACTAG
- a CDS encoding XdhC family protein, which yields MSETCDVAHGTAPADPGLRTLVAVFASPVSRYLLKFAKDLGYHVALFEPDAPRGTDVPEGFEAETTLPPLDASADVVVTDHHRPELGLVLKAALEGRPRWVGVLGNPRHPGPHVAALRGLGVPEDDIARVHRPVGLNIGSRTPPEIALATLAGLLADRNNRPGGFDFTT from the coding sequence ATGAGCGAGACCTGCGACGTCGCCCACGGCACGGCTCCGGCCGACCCGGGGCTGCGGACCCTGGTGGCGGTGTTCGCGTCGCCGGTGTCCCGGTACCTGCTGAAGTTCGCGAAGGACCTCGGGTACCACGTGGCGCTGTTCGAGCCCGACGCCCCGCGCGGCACGGACGTGCCCGAGGGGTTCGAGGCGGAGACGACGCTGCCGCCGCTCGACGCGTCCGCGGACGTGGTCGTCACCGACCACCACCGGCCCGAGCTGGGGCTGGTGCTGAAGGCCGCGCTCGAGGGCCGGCCGCGGTGGGTGGGCGTGCTCGGCAACCCGCGTCACCCGGGCCCGCACGTCGCGGCGCTGCGCGGCTTGGGCGTGCCCGAGGACGACATCGCCCGCGTGCACCGCCCGGTCGGGCTCAACATCGGCTCCCGCACCCCGCCGGAGATCGCCCTGGCCACGCTGGCCGGCCTCCTGGCCGACCGCAACAACCGCCCGGGCGGCTTCGACTTCACCACGTAG